A genomic window from Alkalihalobacillus sp. AL-G includes:
- a CDS encoding carboxylesterase, which translates to MKVVAPKPFFFEGGSRGVLLLHGFTGSSADVRMLGRFLQKQGYSCLAPQYKGHGVPPEELVHTGPEDWWEDVLNGYNELKEKGYEEIAVAGLSLGGVFSLKLGYTNTVKGIVPMCAPMHIKSEEVMYEGVLEYAREYKKREQKPEDQVESEMDEFKKTPMNTLKALRELIADVRSNIDMIYTPTFIVQARHDEMINTDSANIIYEAIESDEKDLKWYENSTHVITLDKEKDKLHEDVLQFLNGLDWS; encoded by the coding sequence ATGAAAGTCGTAGCACCTAAACCATTTTTCTTTGAAGGTGGGTCGAGGGGGGTATTGCTCCTTCACGGTTTTACGGGGAGTTCAGCGGATGTCCGAATGCTCGGGCGGTTTCTGCAAAAGCAGGGTTATTCCTGTCTCGCACCTCAATATAAAGGTCATGGAGTACCCCCTGAAGAGCTTGTCCACACAGGTCCCGAGGATTGGTGGGAGGATGTTCTGAACGGGTATAATGAGCTAAAAGAAAAAGGCTATGAGGAAATCGCCGTTGCAGGGCTGTCACTAGGTGGTGTATTTTCGCTGAAACTTGGTTATACCAATACGGTTAAGGGAATCGTGCCAATGTGTGCGCCTATGCATATAAAAAGCGAAGAAGTCATGTACGAAGGCGTTCTCGAATACGCCCGTGAATATAAAAAGCGTGAGCAAAAGCCGGAGGATCAGGTTGAAAGCGAAATGGACGAATTCAAAAAAACCCCGATGAACACGTTAAAAGCCTTACGAGAACTAATTGCAGACGTACGCTCGAATATCGATATGATTTATACACCGACGTTCATCGTCCAAGCCCGCCACGATGAAATGATCAATACCGACAGTGCGAACATCATTTATGAAGCGATCGAGTCGGATGAAAAAGACTTGAAATGGTACGAAAACTCAACACACGTTATTACGCTGGACAAAGAAAAAGACAAGCTGCACGAGGATGTTTTACAATTTTTAAACGGATTAGATTGGAGCTAA
- a CDS encoding carboxylesterase, translated as MIGCLCLHGFTGSPYEVEPLVKYLEEHTDWLIVSPTFPGHGTVGRMERVSFKDWIRTAESELQALQQKCDTVYLVGFSMGGMIAGYLATSKKIEKLVLLSAAAYYVSPRQLLNDIRIMVKDVRKGKLAENELFKRYQRKFKLTPFSMTVQFRKLVRILKPFLNKITIPTLIVQGECDGVVPKKSAQYIYDTIKSEEKQLVYLPQSKHIICHDVEQKDVIRHVYSFLTNTDTDESKGEVVQHESRST; from the coding sequence ATGATTGGATGTCTATGCCTTCACGGATTTACCGGAAGCCCATATGAGGTTGAACCACTTGTTAAGTACTTGGAGGAGCACACAGATTGGCTGATCGTTTCACCGACTTTTCCTGGACATGGTACAGTCGGGAGAATGGAACGGGTGTCGTTTAAAGATTGGATCAGGACTGCAGAATCCGAACTTCAGGCTCTCCAACAAAAATGCGATACCGTTTATTTGGTCGGTTTTTCAATGGGAGGCATGATTGCAGGGTATCTCGCAACCTCCAAGAAAATCGAAAAGCTCGTGCTTCTCAGTGCTGCAGCCTATTACGTCAGTCCCCGCCAGCTATTAAACGACATCAGAATAATGGTAAAGGATGTCCGGAAAGGAAAACTAGCGGAAAATGAATTATTTAAACGATATCAGCGAAAGTTTAAACTAACACCTTTTTCGATGACCGTTCAGTTTCGGAAGCTCGTCCGGATACTTAAACCTTTTTTAAATAAAATCACGATACCGACGTTGATCGTACAAGGGGAATGCGATGGGGTCGTCCCGAAAAAGAGTGCCCAATACATCTATGACACGATAAAAAGTGAAGAAAAACAGCTTGTTTACTTACCACAGTCCAAGCATATCATTTGTCACGATGTTGAACAAAAAGATGTCATTCGTCACGTCTATTCATTTTTAACGAATACAGATACAGATGAAAGTAAAGGAGAGGTAGTACAACATGAAAGTCGTAGCACCTAA
- the secG gene encoding preprotein translocase subunit SecG, whose translation METFLTVLLIINALALITVVLLQSGKSAGLSGAITGGAEQLFGKQKARGVDAVLLKSTTVLGIVFFILSVVLAYIY comes from the coding sequence ATGGAAACATTCCTAACTGTCCTGTTGATTATTAATGCATTAGCACTTATAACAGTCGTACTTTTACAGTCTGGTAAAAGCGCTGGCTTATCTGGAGCGATTACGGGTGGAGCAGAGCAATTGTTCGGTAAGCAAAAAGCTCGTGGTGTAGATGCCGTACTTCTTAAATCAACTACGGTACTTGGAATCGTATTCTTTATCTTAAGCGTTGTTCTCGCATACATTTATTAA
- the uvsE gene encoding UV DNA damage repair endonuclease UvsE, translating to MTLVRLGYVAMSMHVPNSSPSQTMTVKSFNKIDNKEAAILKLGRIARSNLQNTLRILKHNAAHSIRFYRMTSRLIPLATYEELAGWDYIGAIESDLREVGDYASENDMRLDFHPDHFVLINSPKKEVLKMSVKTLMLHRQLLEGMGINSQYRCVLHVGGVYNDRELAMERFIQNWMVVPKTIQEMIILENDDKSYHLNDTLYLCEKLGIPLVFDYHHHLAHFQHRNWADEWQRVVATWKDSYLPIKMHISSPKDEKQFRSHADYVDAEMFMDFLNEIKGSVPQIDCMIEAKKKDAALFKLMEDLRGHDNIEIVDGASFYIR from the coding sequence ATGACACTCGTTCGATTAGGATACGTGGCAATGAGCATGCACGTTCCAAACTCATCACCTTCACAAACAATGACAGTGAAGAGCTTTAATAAGATCGACAATAAAGAAGCTGCCATTTTAAAATTGGGGCGGATTGCACGGTCGAACCTACAAAATACGTTAAGGATTTTAAAGCATAACGCTGCACACTCGATACGTTTTTACCGGATGACCTCACGATTGATACCGCTTGCGACCTATGAAGAACTGGCGGGTTGGGACTATATCGGGGCGATTGAATCGGACCTAAGGGAAGTCGGGGATTATGCTTCTGAGAACGACATGCGCCTCGACTTTCATCCCGACCATTTTGTATTGATCAATTCCCCCAAAAAAGAAGTACTGAAGATGTCTGTGAAAACGTTGATGTTGCACCGCCAGTTATTAGAAGGGATGGGAATCAACTCTCAGTACCGTTGCGTCTTGCATGTTGGTGGTGTTTACAACGATCGTGAGCTTGCAATGGAACGGTTTATACAAAATTGGATGGTCGTTCCGAAAACAATTCAGGAAATGATTATTTTGGAGAATGATGATAAGTCCTACCATTTAAATGACACCTTGTACTTATGTGAAAAGCTTGGTATACCACTCGTTTTTGATTATCATCACCACCTGGCTCATTTTCAGCATCGAAACTGGGCGGATGAATGGCAGCGTGTTGTTGCGACATGGAAGGATTCCTATTTGCCAATAAAAATGCATATATCCAGTCCTAAAGATGAAAAACAATTTCGAAGCCATGCCGATTATGTCGATGCCGAAATGTTCATGGATTTTTTGAATGAGATTAAAGGAAGTGTGCCGCAAATCGATTGTATGATCGAGGCGAAGAAAAAAGATGCCGCACTCTTTAAACTGATGGAGGACCTACGTGGACATGACAATATCGAAATTGTCGACGGTGCAAGTTTTTATATTCGCTGA
- the eno gene encoding phosphopyruvate hydratase produces the protein MPSSIVNLYAREVLDSRGNPTVEVEVWLESGAQGRALVPSGASTGEYEAVELRDGDKDRYMGKGVLNAVNNINEIIAPELVYFDALDQVAIDKTLIEMDGTENKGKLGANAILGISMAVAHAAADHLGMSLYNYLGGFNAKTLPTPMMNILNGGEHADNNVDIQEFMVMPVGAESFREALRVGAEIFHTLKKVLKEKGLNTAVGDEGGFAPDLSSNEEAITTILEAIEKAGYKPGEQVKLALDVASSELYKDGKYHLAGEGVTKTSEEMVAWYEELTSKYPIISIEDGLDENDWDGWEKLTAAIGERVQLVGDDLFVTNTEKLSEGIQRGVGNSILIKVNQIGTLTETFDAIEMAKRAGYTAVISHRSGETEDSTIADIAVATNAGQIKTGAPSRTDRVAKYNQLLRIEDELDFAAQYAAGEAFYNVNK, from the coding sequence ATGCCATCAAGTATTGTAAATCTTTATGCACGTGAAGTATTGGACTCTCGCGGTAATCCAACTGTTGAAGTAGAGGTATGGCTTGAATCAGGAGCTCAGGGACGTGCGCTTGTTCCGAGTGGTGCTTCAACGGGTGAGTATGAGGCAGTCGAGCTTCGAGACGGGGACAAGGATCGATACATGGGTAAGGGTGTCTTGAACGCCGTTAACAACATCAACGAAATCATTGCTCCTGAGCTTGTTTACTTTGACGCTTTGGATCAAGTGGCGATTGATAAAACACTGATCGAAATGGACGGCACTGAAAACAAAGGGAAGCTCGGTGCGAATGCGATTTTAGGTATTTCAATGGCTGTCGCTCATGCGGCTGCCGATCACCTCGGTATGTCCCTTTACAACTACCTTGGTGGATTCAATGCAAAAACACTGCCAACACCGATGATGAACATTTTAAACGGTGGAGAGCATGCGGATAACAATGTTGATATTCAGGAATTCATGGTTATGCCTGTCGGTGCTGAATCGTTCCGTGAAGCGCTTCGTGTCGGGGCAGAAATTTTCCATACGCTTAAAAAAGTATTGAAGGAAAAAGGCTTGAACACTGCTGTCGGTGATGAAGGTGGCTTTGCGCCGGACCTGTCTTCGAACGAAGAAGCGATCACAACGATTCTTGAAGCGATCGAAAAAGCAGGTTACAAGCCTGGCGAACAGGTGAAGCTTGCGCTTGATGTAGCCTCCTCAGAACTTTATAAGGATGGAAAATACCACTTGGCTGGGGAAGGCGTAACGAAGACTTCTGAAGAAATGGTTGCTTGGTATGAAGAGCTAACATCGAAGTATCCGATCATTTCAATCGAGGATGGTCTTGACGAGAACGATTGGGACGGCTGGGAAAAGCTGACCGCAGCTATCGGTGAGCGCGTACAGCTTGTCGGTGACGATCTATTCGTAACGAACACGGAGAAGCTTTCAGAAGGAATCCAGCGTGGTGTCGGAAACTCGATCTTGATTAAAGTGAACCAAATCGGAACGTTGACCGAAACGTTCGATGCAATCGAAATGGCGAAGCGTGCAGGTTATACAGCGGTCATTTCACATCGTTCTGGTGAAACGGAAGACAGTACGATCGCTGACATCGCAGTGGCGACGAATGCGGGCCAAATCAAGACAGGTGCACCTTCTCGAACTGACCGTGTTGCAAAATACAACCAGTTGCTCCGTATTGAGGATGAGCTTGATTTTGCAGCTCAATATGCAGCAGGAGAAGCATTTTATAACGTGAATAAGTAA
- the gpmI gene encoding 2,3-bisphosphoglycerate-independent phosphoglycerate mutase yields MAKKPVALIILDGFAMRGETKGNAVAQANKPNFDRYWNEFPHAQLEASGKAVGLPDGQMGNSEVGHLNIGAGRVVYQSLTRVNLSIKEGEFYENQTFHEAMDHVKKKDSALHVFGLLSDGGIHSHIDHLYALLKLAAREHVEKVYVHGFLDGRDVGPQTAKAYITALQEKMDELGVGDIATISGRYYSMDRDKRWDRVERSYRAMVYGDGPSYKDPIDVVEDSYKNEIYDEFVLPSVITKEDGSPVATIEDDDAIIFLNFRPDRAIQISQVFTNEDFRGFDRGDKLPKDLHFVCLTHFSETVDGEVAFKPANLDNTLGEVLAQQNLTQLRIAETEKYPHVTFFFSGGREKEFPGEERILIDSPKVATYDLKPEMSVYEVTDALVKEINADKHDVIILNFANPDMVGHSGKLEPTVKAIEAVDECLGKVVDLLLKKDGAAIITADHGNSDEVITPDGNPMTAHTTNPVPVIVTKKDAKLREDGILADLSPTILDLLRAKQPKEMTGKTLIKKV; encoded by the coding sequence ATGGCTAAAAAACCAGTCGCACTCATCATTCTTGATGGGTTCGCGATGCGAGGAGAAACGAAGGGAAATGCGGTCGCTCAAGCAAACAAGCCGAACTTTGACCGTTATTGGAACGAGTTTCCTCATGCGCAATTAGAAGCGAGTGGAAAAGCGGTCGGCCTACCGGACGGCCAAATGGGGAATTCTGAAGTCGGGCACTTGAATATCGGTGCAGGGCGAGTTGTCTATCAGAGTCTTACTCGAGTCAACCTCTCGATCAAGGAAGGCGAGTTTTATGAAAACCAGACGTTTCATGAGGCGATGGATCATGTAAAAAAGAAAGATTCAGCCCTCCACGTTTTCGGTCTATTATCGGACGGGGGCATCCATAGTCACATTGATCATCTGTATGCGTTGTTGAAGCTCGCGGCTCGCGAACATGTTGAGAAAGTATATGTTCATGGCTTTCTTGATGGACGTGATGTAGGACCGCAGACTGCGAAGGCGTATATTACAGCGCTCCAGGAAAAAATGGATGAATTGGGTGTTGGGGATATTGCAACGATTTCAGGACGCTATTATTCGATGGACCGTGATAAGCGCTGGGATCGGGTTGAGCGTTCGTACCGGGCAATGGTTTACGGTGACGGACCTTCCTATAAGGATCCGATCGATGTCGTCGAGGATTCCTACAAGAATGAAATCTATGATGAGTTTGTGCTCCCATCCGTTATTACGAAGGAGGACGGTTCACCGGTAGCGACGATTGAGGACGACGATGCAATCATTTTCCTCAATTTCCGCCCTGACCGTGCAATCCAGATTTCACAAGTGTTTACGAATGAGGATTTCCGTGGGTTTGATCGTGGAGACAAGCTTCCGAAGGATCTTCATTTCGTTTGTCTCACTCATTTTAGCGAAACTGTCGATGGTGAAGTCGCATTCAAGCCGGCAAACCTTGATAACACACTCGGCGAGGTTCTTGCTCAGCAGAACTTGACCCAATTGCGAATTGCGGAAACGGAAAAATACCCGCACGTCACCTTTTTCTTTAGTGGCGGACGCGAGAAGGAGTTTCCTGGTGAAGAGCGAATTTTGATTGATTCACCTAAGGTTGCAACCTATGATCTAAAGCCGGAAATGAGTGTGTATGAAGTAACCGATGCACTCGTAAAAGAAATCAACGCGGACAAGCATGACGTGATTATTTTAAATTTCGCCAATCCAGACATGGTCGGGCACTCTGGCAAACTTGAGCCGACCGTAAAGGCGATCGAAGCCGTTGATGAATGTCTTGGGAAAGTCGTTGATCTTCTACTTAAAAAGGACGGGGCCGCGATCATAACAGCCGACCATGGAAACTCGGATGAAGTGATTACGCCGGATGGGAACCCGATGACAGCCCATACGACGAATCCCGTACCTGTCATTGTGACGAAAAAGGACGCGAAGTTACGTGAAGACGGAATTTTAGCTGATTTATCACCTACGATATTAGATCTTTTAAGAGCTAAGCAACCGAAAGAGATGACTGGAAAAACACTTATAAAGAAAGTTTAA
- the tpiA gene encoding triose-phosphate isomerase: MRKPIIAGNWKMHKTLEEAKSFVKEVSGLIPDEEKIDSVVCAPALFLNALVDETSGTKLHIGAQNMHYEESGAFTGETSPHALKDLDVEYVILGHSERREMFGETNGSVNKKVHAAFKYDLVPIVCVGESLEQRENKETKSVVKAQVEQGLSGLSEEQVKQVVVAYEPIWAIGTGKSATSEDANEVCAYIRTVIGEQFSKDVAKQVRIQYGGSVKPETIEELMNQSDIDGALVGGASLKPQSFLQLLEVVNNG, translated from the coding sequence ATGCGCAAACCGATTATCGCGGGAAACTGGAAAATGCACAAAACGCTTGAAGAAGCGAAAAGCTTTGTAAAAGAAGTGAGCGGACTTATTCCAGATGAAGAAAAGATTGATTCGGTCGTTTGTGCCCCTGCGTTATTTTTGAATGCACTTGTTGACGAGACTTCTGGGACCAAGCTCCATATCGGGGCTCAAAACATGCATTATGAAGAAAGCGGTGCATTTACTGGAGAGACCAGTCCGCACGCATTAAAGGACTTGGATGTAGAGTACGTCATTCTCGGTCATTCTGAGCGCCGTGAGATGTTCGGTGAAACAAATGGCTCTGTCAATAAAAAAGTTCATGCCGCTTTCAAATATGATCTCGTACCGATTGTTTGTGTCGGTGAATCACTTGAGCAACGTGAAAATAAAGAAACGAAATCAGTCGTAAAGGCACAGGTCGAACAAGGATTAAGCGGCCTGTCTGAAGAACAAGTAAAACAAGTCGTTGTTGCTTATGAACCGATTTGGGCGATTGGAACCGGTAAATCTGCGACATCTGAAGACGCAAATGAAGTATGTGCGTATATCCGTACCGTTATTGGAGAACAATTTTCAAAGGATGTGGCCAAGCAGGTTCGGATTCAATACGGCGGGAGTGTAAAGCCTGAAACGATTGAAGAGTTGATGAACCAATCGGATATCGATGGTGCGTTAGTCGGTGGTGCCAGTCTTAAGCCGCAATCGTTTTTACAATTGCTGGAGGTCGTTAATAATGGCTAA
- the pgk gene encoding phosphoglycerate kinase: MQKQTLHDVDVNGKKVFCRVDFNVPMKDGEVTDDTRIRAALPTIEHLTENGAKVILASHLGRPKGEVVDELRLDPVAERLSNLLNKAVIKTDQVHGDEVNEAISRLGNGDVLLIENVRFEPGEEKNDPELAKAFAEMADLYVNDAFGAAHRAHASTEGVAHHLPGVAGLLMEKELDVLGKALSNPDRPFTAIIGGAKVKDKIGVIDNLLDKVDNLIIGGGLAYTFVKALGYDIGKSLLEEDKIDLAKSFMEKAEQKGVKFYIPKDAVVADEFSQDANTKVVPIDEIPSDWEALDIGPATRDEYRTVIEGSKLVIWNGPMGVFEFDAFANGTISVAKALADATDTYSVIGGGDSAAAVEKFQLADKMSHISTGGGASLEFMEGKELPGVTALQDK; encoded by the coding sequence ATGCAAAAACAGACGTTGCACGATGTGGACGTGAACGGTAAAAAAGTCTTTTGCCGTGTCGATTTCAACGTTCCGATGAAGGATGGAGAGGTGACGGACGACACTCGTATACGTGCTGCACTTCCGACAATCGAGCATTTGACCGAAAATGGAGCAAAGGTGATTTTAGCAAGCCATTTAGGCAGACCTAAAGGTGAAGTGGTTGATGAGCTTCGGCTAGATCCTGTTGCAGAGCGTTTGAGCAATCTGCTTAACAAAGCGGTCATTAAAACCGATCAAGTACATGGTGATGAAGTAAACGAAGCGATCTCAAGGTTAGGGAATGGGGACGTTTTGCTGATCGAAAATGTTCGCTTTGAACCGGGTGAAGAAAAGAACGATCCTGAACTCGCAAAAGCGTTCGCAGAAATGGCTGATCTTTATGTGAACGATGCATTTGGTGCCGCTCATCGTGCACATGCATCAACAGAAGGGGTCGCACATCACCTGCCTGGTGTTGCAGGTCTTTTAATGGAGAAGGAGCTTGATGTACTTGGAAAAGCTCTGTCTAATCCGGATCGTCCATTTACAGCAATCATCGGTGGCGCCAAAGTAAAGGATAAAATCGGGGTGATCGACAACCTGCTTGATAAGGTCGATAACCTGATCATTGGTGGCGGTCTTGCTTATACGTTTGTCAAAGCACTCGGATATGACATCGGGAAGTCCTTGTTAGAAGAAGATAAGATTGATCTCGCTAAATCCTTCATGGAAAAAGCCGAGCAAAAAGGTGTTAAATTTTATATACCAAAAGATGCGGTTGTCGCAGATGAATTTTCTCAAGATGCAAACACGAAAGTCGTTCCCATTGATGAAATCCCGTCTGATTGGGAAGCATTGGACATAGGTCCTGCTACTCGAGATGAGTACAGAACAGTCATTGAAGGTTCGAAGCTTGTGATATGGAACGGGCCAATGGGCGTGTTTGAGTTCGATGCCTTTGCGAACGGGACGATTTCCGTAGCAAAAGCACTAGCGGATGCAACCGATACATACAGTGTCATCGGAGGTGGTGATTCAGCAGCAGCTGTTGAAAAGTTTCAGCTTGCAGACAAGATGAGTCACATTTCAACAGGTGGCGGAGCTTCGTTAGAGTTTATGGAAGGAAAAGAGCTTCCGGGTGTAACAGCACTACAAGATAAATAG
- the gap gene encoding type I glyceraldehyde-3-phosphate dehydrogenase codes for MATKVGINGFGRIGRNVFRAALNNPEVEVVAVNDLTDANMLAHLLKYDTVHGTLDVTVEVNEDNLVVDGKEVKVLSERDPAQLGWGDLGVEVVVESTGRFTQRDDAAKHLEAGAKKVVISAPAKNEDITVVLGVNEEKYDAASHNVISNASCTTNCLAPLAKVLNDKFGIKRGMMTTVHSYTNDQQILDLPHKDYRRARAAGENIIPTTTGAAKAVSLVLPELEGKLNGMAMRVPTPNVSLVDLVAELDKDVTVEEVNAAMKEAAEGDLKGVLGYSEEPLVSRDYNGSPYSSTVDALSTMVMEGNMVKAISWYDNESGYSHRVVDLVAFIASKGL; via the coding sequence ATGGCAACAAAAGTAGGAATCAACGGTTTTGGACGTATTGGACGTAATGTATTTCGCGCAGCACTTAACAACCCTGAGGTAGAAGTGGTCGCGGTCAACGATTTAACGGATGCAAACATGCTTGCACATCTTTTAAAATATGACACGGTTCATGGAACATTGGATGTAACCGTTGAGGTAAACGAAGATAACCTTGTTGTAGACGGTAAAGAAGTAAAAGTGCTTTCCGAACGTGATCCTGCACAGCTTGGTTGGGGTGACTTAGGTGTAGAAGTTGTTGTTGAATCGACTGGACGCTTTACTCAACGTGACGATGCGGCTAAACACCTTGAAGCAGGTGCGAAGAAAGTCGTCATTTCTGCACCGGCGAAAAATGAAGACATCACTGTCGTTCTTGGTGTCAACGAAGAGAAGTACGATGCAGCAAGCCACAACGTCATCTCAAATGCATCTTGTACAACAAACTGTCTTGCGCCACTAGCAAAAGTATTGAATGACAAATTCGGAATTAAGCGCGGTATGATGACGACGGTTCACTCCTACACGAATGACCAGCAAATTCTAGATCTTCCACATAAGGATTATCGTCGTGCTCGTGCAGCGGGCGAAAACATCATTCCGACGACAACAGGTGCGGCAAAAGCGGTATCACTCGTACTTCCTGAGCTGGAAGGAAAGCTGAACGGAATGGCAATGCGTGTACCGACTCCGAACGTTTCACTCGTTGATCTCGTTGCCGAGCTTGATAAGGATGTAACGGTTGAGGAAGTGAACGCAGCAATGAAGGAAGCTGCTGAAGGTGACTTGAAAGGGGTTCTTGGATATAGTGAAGAGCCGCTCGTATCCCGCGATTACAATGGCAGTCCATACTCCTCTACAGTAGACGCACTTTCTACAATGGTGATGGAAGGGAATATGGTAAAAGCAATCTCTTGGTATGACAATGAAAGTGGATATTCACACCGTGTTGTCGACCTCGTTGCATTCATCGCTTCTAAAGGTTTGTAA
- a CDS encoding sugar-binding transcriptional regulator, with translation METFIDVQRKLLPDLLDVMQNRYRILQNVRHLQPVGRRSLAANIQQTERVLRAEVEFLNQQGLLKIAPQGMTLTDEGNHVLLELEEVMKQVSGLHVLEHQLREKLKLVDVIIVPGDSDRDSWVQKEMGKACISRLMPLLKSQKAIAVTGGTTMAAVAEMMTPITKKNQPLFVPARGGLGENVENQANTICSTMARKASGEYRLLHVPDQLSEESYQMMVEEPGVKEVLDVIRSTEIVIHGIGEAETMAVRRKSSQEILEKIQTSDAVAEAFGYYFNQDGNIVHKVRTVGLQLDDLTDDKSIIAVAGGSSKANAIAAYMKRGPRQILITDEGAAKSLVQKT, from the coding sequence ATGGAAACGTTTATTGATGTACAACGCAAATTATTGCCTGATTTACTTGATGTTATGCAAAATCGTTATCGAATTCTGCAAAATGTCAGGCACTTGCAGCCCGTTGGAAGAAGGAGTCTTGCTGCGAACATTCAACAAACCGAGCGTGTATTACGTGCAGAGGTTGAATTTTTAAATCAGCAAGGCCTTTTGAAAATTGCACCTCAGGGTATGACACTGACCGACGAAGGGAATCATGTTCTTTTAGAGCTAGAAGAGGTAATGAAGCAGGTTTCCGGCCTCCATGTTTTAGAACACCAATTACGGGAAAAATTAAAACTTGTAGACGTAATTATTGTTCCGGGTGATAGCGACCGGGATTCATGGGTCCAAAAAGAGATGGGAAAGGCTTGTATTTCAAGGCTGATGCCACTTTTAAAATCACAAAAAGCGATTGCTGTGACAGGCGGTACGACCATGGCAGCTGTTGCAGAAATGATGACCCCGATCACGAAAAAGAATCAACCACTTTTTGTACCTGCCAGAGGTGGTCTTGGCGAAAATGTAGAAAATCAAGCAAACACAATTTGTTCAACTATGGCGCGAAAAGCATCTGGAGAGTACCGGTTGCTCCATGTTCCGGATCAGTTAAGTGAAGAATCGTATCAAATGATGGTCGAGGAGCCTGGGGTCAAGGAAGTTCTTGATGTGATCCGATCCACTGAAATCGTCATACACGGGATTGGGGAAGCAGAGACGATGGCGGTCCGACGGAAATCTTCGCAGGAAATCCTTGAAAAGATCCAGACAAGCGATGCTGTTGCCGAAGCGTTTGGCTACTATTTTAACCAGGACGGAAATATTGTACACAAAGTCAGGACGGTCGGTTTGCAGCTCGATGATCTTACCGATGACAAGTCGATTATTGCGGTAGCCGGTGGCAGCAGTAAGGCAAATGCAATCGCAGCTTATATGAAACGTGGCCCGCGTCAGATTTTAATAACAGATGAAGGGGCAGCGAAAAGTCTTGTACAAAAAACATAA
- a CDS encoding glutaredoxin family protein: MITVQFYTKKNCPLCDNAYQVLEELQEEYNFTIEERDIYSNDKWLEAYGLMIPVVQVNGVDIDYGLIEMDSFRNRLLPKLQLK; this comes from the coding sequence ATGATTACGGTTCAATTTTACACGAAGAAAAATTGTCCTCTCTGTGATAACGCGTATCAGGTTCTTGAGGAGCTTCAGGAGGAGTATAATTTTACGATCGAAGAACGGGATATTTATTCGAACGATAAGTGGCTTGAGGCCTATGGGTTGATGATCCCGGTCGTGCAGGTGAATGGGGTGGACATCGATTATGGTTTAATCGAAATGGATTCATTCCGAAACCGCTTACTTCCAAAACTTCAGTTAAAATAG